In Thiothrix unzii, the sequence TGTATCGCTGAAAGTAATCTACCATCCACTGTTCACGCACTGCATATAGGACTAAACAAGAAAATAGCATATCAGCACTACTGATTAGTTGCTGGAACTCCTTTACTATCCAAGAAGATTCAATATCGAATCGAAATGACAACTCATGTAATTTTTCATCAATAGCAATATGCATATCATCCCGTAGTAGTTCGTCCAAACTGTTTTCACAACGGTCGACTAGGATGTTGACAAGTGTTTTGATATCTATGCTGCTATCGACTCTGAATTGTCTGACAATTGCTTCTCGCAAGAGATTGGATTTATCTAGTTCCTCTTGCATTCTCGCCTTGACTTCAAGCATAAAATTTTGATCGGATTGGGCATGGGAGGTATAAGAGGAAGATGTTTTGTGTAGAGAATTGATTGGATCAAGTAACTGAGCATAATTGCTTGCTTTGAGTTGTTCCAACGGCGTGGTGAGTCTGCCCGCCGCGAAATTCATCAGTTGATTCGCATTCTGGCTGATGTCGCGGAGCATGTTGGCTTTCTTGAACTCTTCAACAAACAGAGCGAGATCGCGACCTTTCAGAAGCTCCCTGATTTTCTCATGCTCGACAACCCAATGATCAACGACAGAAATCCGGTAAGCGACATCCTGTAAATCACAGTCATCGACGATGATGGGATGGATACGATTATGGAAGTCGCCTCTTTGCCATATCTTTAGCAATTCATACATGCACCAATGTGCTTGGAAATAAGATTTGCTGAATACGGTAATGACATGTTCACCTCCTGTTAACTTATCCATAAACTGTTGGATCAATTCACCGTGTTTGATTTGATTGTTATCACGCAACAGATGAATATTGCGTGACTGGCAGTGTTTTTCGAGTTCATCAACGATACCTATATCGCGTTCAACACTCCATGAATACGATACAAGTACATTGATGTTAGAGTTGTTGGTAATTTCTTTTTTGATCATAATATTAAATTTATCACCTTGCAATGTTTGTAGATTTAAGCTTGATATGTGTTTGGGGATATAAATTACTCGTCCTGGCCAGAATAATTCCCATTGCCTTATTTTTGAAACTTGTCCATAATCAGTTTTGCTAATCCCCCCCCGCTCTCCAAATTAGAGGGTTTAGCATTAAATTCAAGCATTACAGTAGTTGGTAATGGCATGGAAAGCTCAATTACTTTTAAATTCTCATTCGGATTTAACACTTCCAACACTCCTGGACGCATTCGTAATCCTACTTTCTGTGACTTTCCTTTGGGTAAAGCCTTTATTAAGACTTCAGGCATTGGTTGCAACTCAGCATCTTTTGTCTGCCATGTGACAGATGCCCCCAATGCTGCAATTACGTACTGCAATAACCATTGTTGCTCTCTATCAACTTTCTCTATGTCTGCCAACACGGGTAATGCGCCTTTCACCCAACGTGCCAACTCACGTTTTTCAATATCCCCCTCTGCCAGTGTTACAGCCTTCAAAATACGTTGCACGTTATTTTTTAAAGTCTGCTCATTACCTTCTAGCACAGCCCAACGCATTTCCTGTTCAATTCGATCGGTTTCAGGCCAGTGATGTGTCAGTTTGCCAATCTCGGTTTTGGCTGATGCAAAGCGATCCAAATTCTCATTTTTCAAAGCATCACACAAAGCACGGGCGATACCAGAGTACATCGTTGCTGCCTGTACATTCCGGGTATGGATTAACGATGAAAACCAGAGTTCGGTTTCCAATTCCACGTTGCTTTTGGGGAGAAAGTACAGGCGGAGGTTACGCAACAACCGTGAATCTATCCGCAAAGCCAAGGCCAGTACTTGTGCATACGCATAAAGTTCAGGTTGCACTTCCCGTAATTGCTGAATGTCTTGCTCATCTTCGAGGGTAGGTTGCAACCAACTCATAGCCGTATGCCTTGCTTATGGTTGATCAGGCGTTTGACATCAGAAGCGCGGGTTTGTGAATTCCAGTCGATAATGGACATAAGATGTGCCAATTCTTTGGGGCAACGCTTATGCCCCAATGGTGTCAACACAATCACGGGAATCTGCCAGCGGCGGCAGTGCAAGGCAAAATCACGCCAGACGGATAAACCGGGGCGCACTTCATGGCGGATGGTGCGAACTTGTCCCAAATCAGAGGCAATCACCACGGGCTTCCCAGCAATTGCTTGCCAAGGTTGTTCACCTGTTTCTGTCCAACGGACTGCGTGGCGTGGATTGTCGGTGAACTCATACACTGGGCAAGCGGTTTCCCCTAACACAGCATGAAATTGCTGGATCAGATCGCGCATGTCGTCCCACCACGGCACTAATGCTTCGCTGAAATCCAGTAACAATTGGCAACCCTGTTGGGTACTGAAACGTGGCAGTAACGGTAAACTTCGTAAGGGTTGGCATTGTACAGAAGCCCGAATCAGCCGTGGCATGTCCAAATCATACCCGCCTGAAGGTTGGGCAACACTTGCTGCCAACAAACCCCGCACCGTGCGCTGCGGAAACAAGGAAAGGCGCGGCACAGGTGGGTGATTGGATGCGCCAAGCTCCAGTGGCTCTTGGTTGGCAATTTCTGCTGGCAAAGGAGGCGCAAGTCCCGCTTCTAAGGTATTCGGTAGCTTTTCTATACGAATGGGTAATATTTCATCCGGCAATTCAGGCCGTGATTCTGTAGCGGGTGCAGAAGTTGGTTTATCGGTAGGTGTGTCTGTACGAACTTCTGGCTTACGTGCATTACGCTGCCACGCGCCCCGTGTCGGTTGGTCATTATATGTGTTTTCCACTTTGTCCGTTTGTAAGCCTAAACAGCGTGCAACCAACGCACGCTCTGAATCCGTGATCGCAGGCAGTTCTGCCAAAACCCGCACCCAATCCGCCAAACCGATTTCAGCCCGCCGGGTTGTCATTATGCATCCTCTGCCTGCTTGGGTTGTTTCTTCAAGGTGGCTTGCTCAACCTGCTGCCAGATTTCGTTTTCAGGAGTAATACCAAGTTCCAGACAGGCACGCAC encodes:
- a CDS encoding toll/interleukin-1 receptor domain-containing protein, encoding MIKKEITNNSNINVLVSYSWSVERDIGIVDELEKHCQSRNIHLLRDNNQIKHGELIQQFMDKLTGGEHVITVFSKSYFQAHWCMYELLKIWQRGDFHNRIHPIIVDDCDLQDVAYRISVVDHWVVEHEKIRELLKGRDLALFVEEFKKANMLRDISQNANQLMNFAAGRLTTPLEQLKASNYAQLLDPINSLHKTSSSYTSHAQSDQNFMLEVKARMQEELDKSNLLREAIVRQFRVDSSIDIKTLVNILVDRCENSLDELLRDDMHIAIDEKLHELSFRFDIESSWIVKEFQQLISSADMLFSCLVLYAVREQWMVDYFQRYNLTVSSLYQMPFNSESIVEIITSRYLQRIPRFKFNNTKTEITGEDAVTAWVTYFDIVTDILQKVWIQVFPTDRPEKLNERRLGAQIKARHKRKSIKKNNYYVVIPDDPTHPLIDTGIREELMRRLPELPLIFLKSSNQENALVIPESEELASLIFDFYLMLDKYTPYSSPDLKT